The genomic DNA TCCCGATCGATGGTGTTGAGCAGCACGAACTTGGCGGTTCCCCACGCCGGGGCCACCATGTTGAAGCCGCCGTCACCCACCAGCCGCATGACCAGCATCCGCGGATCGAGCCGCTCCAGAAAATCGCAGACCAGCCCAACATATTGGTCCCGCTCCAGCAGCTCCAGCTCCCCCTGTTGATACATCGCCTCCAGCCGGGTCTCCTTCATCACATGGAGATGATGCAGCTTGACCCCGCCGATCCCGAGCTGGTTCAGGAGGTCTGCCGTTTTGAGCATCTCTTCCCGGGTCTCTCCCGGCAGGCCGAAGATCAGGTGGACGCAGACCTTGATGCCTCGGGCAGCACAGCGCTCGGCAGCTGCCACGAAACAGGCGGTATCGTGACCGCGGTTGATGGCAACCAGGGTCCGATCCACCGATGATTGCAGCCCCAGTTCCAGCCACAAATAGGTTTTTCGGGAATAATCCGCCAGCAGATCGAGGACATCATCAGGCAGGCAATCGGGGCGGGTGCCGACGATCAAACCGACGACATCAGGAACGGCCAGCGCCTCGTCATAAAGCCTGGCCAAGTGAGCTACCGGTGCATAAGTATTGGAATACGCTTGGAAATACGCCAGGAACTTGCCGGCGCCGTACTTGCCGATCATGAACTCCTTGCCATGCGCCAACTGCTCGGCAACGGAGCGGTCGCGCACGATCCCCTTAGCGCCGGAGCCGTTGCCGCCGCAAAAGATGCACCCCTCAGAAGCGACGCTGCCATCGCGGTTCGGGCAGGTAAACCCGGCGTCAACCGATATTCGCTGCACCCGGCAGCCGAAGAGCCGGCGCAGCTCAGCAGTGAAGGCATTGAATCTTTTTTCGGACATGGCGTTACAATAGCCCAGCGCGCTGGTGATGACAACCACTTCCCGCTCCCGGCCGGATCCTGTTTTGATGTTGTTGGAGAAATGGGGCTATGCCCCTGCAAAGTGAGGGTCAGGCTCAAGGACCAGCAACGAATCCCTGATATTTTCCGCCAGCTTTTTCGGGCGTAAGCGGCACGACCTGTTGCGGCCATTGTGCTTGGCCCGGTACATCTCCTGGTCAGCAATGGCGACGACGTCCCGCCAGGAACTGCAGTTTTCACCAGCAAGCGGGAATGAGGCGATGCCGCAACTCAGGGTAACAACCCCGTACGGGCTCTTGCAGTGTGGAATTGCCACCCCTCTGATCGCGTGCATCACCCGCTCGACCAGTATTTCCGCGCCATCCAGTTCAGTCTCCGGCAGAAGCAGCAGCAGCTCTTCCCCGCCATAACGATAGACCCGGTCAGCTGTGCGGATCCGGCCGGCAATGGCACCGGCAACGGTTTTCAGCGCATAATCTCCGGCGAGATGGCCGTAGGTGTCATTGTAACGCTTGAAGAAATCGAAATCAAAGAGGGCCACGCTATAGGAGCGTCCATACCTGGCCGCCTGGGCATGAGAGTGCTCCAGGTCGACCTCCATTGCCCGCCGGTTGCCGATCCCCATCAGGGCATCTACGAATGAAAGCGCCTTGAGCTTGTCATTGGCTTCCACCAACTCGCGGGTCCGGGTGGATATGGTCTGTTCGATGATCTCGCGCTGCTTTTCATAGGTATGAAAATGGGCCTGGGCCAGATCGACCAGATTGACAATCCCCTTGAGCTTGCCGTCAGCATCAACAACCGGGAGATGGCGAAATTTCCGTGCCGTTGTTATGACCAAGGCGTCGAACAGCGTGGTGTTTTCGGTAATGGAAACCACCGGCCGGGACATGATCCCCGATACCCTGATCGCGGAAAACACCTCTCGCGCGCCCCTGCTTGCCAGTAACCGGATGAAATCGAACTCGGTAACAATGCCAACAGGGATATCGTTCTCAGTTACCACCACGCAGGAGCATTTGCTGTCCCGCATCAGGGTGGTGACATCCTGCAGGGTTGCGTCCAAAGAAGTGCATACTACAGTTTCCGACATGATACTGTTCACGAAGATGTCTTGCATCTAACTCTCCAGCCGGTGCCTTCCGAAATAGCATCCAAATGACTGGAGCAGGCTATCAGTCATTGAATCTGCAGAAATTTCGGACCGGAAAGGGAATAGGCGACGAGTGCGTATCAGGAAGGGTAAGCAAAAGCATTCGCAGCTGCTGGTTGGATTCTTATCGGAAAGGGGAGTTGAAGCTTTAACAGATTTTTCCCAGATAATACTGCATTCACATTATTCAACGGTAGCGAGACA from Geoanaerobacter pelophilus includes the following:
- a CDS encoding TIGR01212 family radical SAM protein (This family includes YhcC from E. coli K-12, an uncharacterized radical SAM protein.) — translated: MSEKRFNAFTAELRRLFGCRVQRISVDAGFTCPNRDGSVASEGCIFCGGNGSGAKGIVRDRSVAEQLAHGKEFMIGKYGAGKFLAYFQAYSNTYAPVAHLARLYDEALAVPDVVGLIVGTRPDCLPDDVLDLLADYSRKTYLWLELGLQSSVDRTLVAINRGHDTACFVAAAERCAARGIKVCVHLIFGLPGETREEMLKTADLLNQLGIGGVKLHHLHVMKETRLEAMYQQGELELLERDQYVGLVCDFLERLDPRMLVMRLVGDGGFNMVAPAWGTAKFVLLNTIDREFERRGTRQGSSVNKD
- a CDS encoding GGDEF domain-containing protein, coding for MQDIFVNSIMSETVVCTSLDATLQDVTTLMRDSKCSCVVVTENDIPVGIVTEFDFIRLLASRGAREVFSAIRVSGIMSRPVVSITENTTLFDALVITTARKFRHLPVVDADGKLKGIVNLVDLAQAHFHTYEKQREIIEQTISTRTRELVEANDKLKALSFVDALMGIGNRRAMEVDLEHSHAQAARYGRSYSVALFDFDFFKRYNDTYGHLAGDYALKTVAGAIAGRIRTADRVYRYGGEELLLLLPETELDGAEILVERVMHAIRGVAIPHCKSPYGVVTLSCGIASFPLAGENCSSWRDVVAIADQEMYRAKHNGRNRSCRLRPKKLAENIRDSLLVLEPDPHFAGA